The proteins below are encoded in one region of Flavobacterium nackdongense:
- a CDS encoding FRG domain-containing protein, with protein MAKLETYNTLKDKDEAFEQINIDSKEQLDIYIEKYKKEQSKYGLVFRGCPDSKYKLYNSSQRKWLNIELHKLGRTYDEFIEIEINNAKNWQNGLLEKFFNAFGQPPFDISILSFLQHYGAPTPLLDWTYSFENALFFATDGLKSADSDNDIDNYCSIYIINTKWQELTNYLVYVQSGLDQIDKILDKHPKVNSDNVIENLQNFNYNTLHQIKIAQIPGYKRNGFAFSLRNRPSFNLVWNQQNLNIINQKGLFVFNSSENKPLEFFFKGDKTKVEGSPYYLPKIICLNIHKSLYEYIKLKLTKGKRFPINKDFIYPQEEMIANKSFQHFLNFDF; from the coding sequence ATGGCAAAATTAGAAACTTACAATACTCTAAAAGATAAAGATGAAGCATTTGAACAAATAAATATTGATTCAAAAGAGCAATTAGACATTTATATTGAAAAATATAAAAAAGAACAATCAAAATATGGTCTAGTTTTTAGAGGCTGTCCAGACTCAAAGTATAAATTATATAACTCATCACAAAGGAAATGGTTAAACATAGAACTTCATAAATTGGGAAGAACATATGATGAATTTATTGAAATAGAAATAAATAATGCAAAGAATTGGCAAAATGGGTTATTAGAAAAGTTTTTTAATGCTTTCGGTCAACCTCCATTTGACATTTCGATACTTAGTTTCCTTCAACACTATGGTGCTCCTACCCCATTGTTAGATTGGACCTATAGTTTTGAAAATGCTCTGTTTTTTGCAACAGATGGCCTAAAATCTGCTGACTCGGATAATGACATTGATAATTATTGCTCAATTTATATTATAAATACTAAATGGCAAGAACTTACAAACTATCTTGTATATGTTCAATCAGGCTTAGATCAAATTGATAAAATATTAGATAAACATCCAAAAGTTAATTCTGATAATGTTATCGAAAATTTACAAAATTTTAACTATAATACTTTACACCAAATAAAAATTGCTCAAATTCCAGGTTATAAAAGGAATGGATTTGCATTTAGTTTGCGTAATAGACCCTCATTCAATTTGGTTTGGAACCAGCAAAATCTAAATATTATTAATCAAAAAGGACTTTTTGTTTTTAATTCAAGTGAAAATAAACCTTTAGAATTTTTTTTTAAAGGAGATAAGACTAAAGTTGAAGGCAGTCCTTATTACTTACCCAAAATTATATGTTTAAATATCCATAAATCATTATATGAATACATTAAACTTAAATTAACCAAAGGAAAAAGATTTCCAATTAATAAAGATTTCATTTATCCTCAAGAAGAAATGATTGCCAATAAATCATTTCAACATTTTTTAAATTTTGACTTTTAA
- a CDS encoding sodium/sugar symporter yields MSKNLVFADYAVFIIYFIIVSVYGYVIYRKREKNEHDAKAYFLAEGTLTWWAIGASLIASNISAEQFIGMSGEGFFLGIAVAAYEWIAAISLIIIAIWFIPVYLKNKIYTMPQFLKTRYNESTALIMAVFWLFLYVFVNLTSILYLGAVAINGLAGGEYLHTIMIGLAVFALLISLGGMKVVAYTDVIQVAVLIIGGLVTTYIALTTVGQFFGVGQDAIAGFNVLMEKAPEHFKMIIPRPTETSSQLEINKYLTFPGMMSYLAGIWIINLNYWGCNQYITQRALGADLQTARTGILFAGFLKLLMPVIVMLPGIAAFVLYENGHLPQLVGGKDGAYSAVLTFLPTGLKGLSVAALTAAIVASLAGKVNSISTIYTLDVHKKYIQKNASDRSQVNIGRYAVFAAMLLAVMFTWNDVLGIGGVGGFTYIQKYTGFISPGVFAMFILGMFWKRTTGTAAIVGVIAGFVLSVLFNEFAPALFGNETLLYTAWPNGKGGFEIPFHICMGLSFMFTMILMIAVSFAGPKINPKAFDLDTEMFKIKPQTTVMIVITLLIIFALYAKFW; encoded by the coding sequence ATGAGTAAGAATCTTGTCTTCGCTGATTATGCGGTATTTATTATCTATTTTATAATTGTATCCGTTTATGGATATGTTATCTATCGTAAACGTGAAAAAAACGAACACGATGCTAAAGCGTATTTTTTAGCGGAAGGAACCTTAACTTGGTGGGCCATCGGAGCTTCTTTAATTGCTTCTAATATCTCTGCGGAGCAATTTATTGGGATGAGTGGCGAAGGATTCTTTTTAGGAATAGCTGTTGCCGCCTACGAGTGGATTGCTGCTATATCATTGATTATAATAGCTATTTGGTTCATTCCAGTGTATTTGAAAAATAAGATTTATACCATGCCGCAGTTTTTAAAAACGAGATATAACGAATCGACTGCTTTGATTATGGCTGTGTTTTGGTTGTTTTTGTATGTTTTTGTAAATTTGACATCTATTTTATATTTAGGAGCAGTGGCCATAAACGGATTAGCCGGAGGAGAATACCTTCATACCATTATGATTGGTCTTGCTGTTTTTGCCTTGTTAATTTCACTAGGTGGAATGAAAGTGGTGGCGTATACGGATGTAATTCAGGTGGCTGTTTTAATAATTGGTGGGTTAGTGACTACTTATATAGCTTTAACAACCGTTGGACAATTTTTTGGAGTAGGTCAAGATGCAATTGCCGGATTTAACGTCTTAATGGAAAAAGCACCAGAACATTTCAAAATGATTATTCCAAGACCTACTGAAACGTCTTCTCAATTAGAAATAAATAAATACCTTACTTTTCCAGGAATGATGTCTTATTTGGCTGGGATTTGGATCATTAATCTGAATTATTGGGGGTGCAATCAATACATTACTCAAAGGGCTTTAGGAGCCGATTTGCAAACAGCACGAACAGGTATTTTGTTTGCAGGATTCTTAAAATTATTAATGCCAGTTATCGTAATGTTGCCTGGAATTGCAGCTTTTGTTTTATACGAAAATGGGCATTTACCTCAATTGGTTGGTGGAAAAGACGGAGCTTATTCAGCAGTATTGACTTTCTTGCCAACAGGTTTAAAGGGGTTGTCGGTTGCTGCATTGACAGCCGCAATTGTAGCTTCATTGGCTGGTAAAGTAAATAGTATTTCTACTATTTATACCTTGGACGTTCATAAAAAATACATTCAAAAAAATGCTTCAGACCGAAGTCAGGTTAATATTGGAAGATATGCTGTTTTTGCCGCGATGCTCCTGGCAGTTATGTTTACTTGGAATGATGTTCTTGGAATAGGTGGAGTTGGAGGATTTACGTATATCCAAAAATATACTGGTTTTATTAGTCCTGGGGTATTTGCTATGTTTATTTTGGGGATGTTCTGGAAAAGAACTACAGGAACTGCTGCTATCGTTGGTGTAATTGCCGGTTTTGTATTATCCGTTTTATTCAATGAATTTGCCCCAGCTTTATTTGGAAATGAAACCTTGTTATATACAGCTTGGCCTAATGGCAAAGGCGGTTTCGAAATACCATTTCATATTTGTATGGGATTGTCATTTATGTTTACGATGATATTGATGATTGCCGTGAGTTTCGCTGGACCAAAAATTAACCCAAAAGCATTCGATTTAGATACTGAAATGTTCAAGATAAAGCCTCAAACTACAGTGATGATTGTAATCACATTGTTAATAATATTTGCTTTGTACGCCAAATTTTGGTAA
- the hsdR gene encoding EcoAI/FtnUII family type I restriction enzme subunit R, with product MNKKDLSERDICSKFITPALQKAGWDLHKQILEEVFFTDGKIYVRGKLTARGERKRADYILYYQDNPVAVIEAKDNKHSIRAGIQQALGYAVTLDIPCVFSSNGDGFLFHDRTATDASIETELSIDDFPTPAMLWDKYKKYKGIVNPEGEQLALQKYFSDGSGRKPRYYQQIAVNRAVEAIANGQNRIILVMATGTGKTYTAFQIIYRLWKARTKKRILFLADRTALVDQTRKGDFKHFKDKMTIIKKKVITNGNGKDELVSNKKRGIDTSDKAFEVFLGLYQGLTNNEPGIEDAYKDFSPDFFDLIIIDECHRGSANEDSAWREILTYFSKATHIGLTATPRETKETSNTEYFGEPVYTYSLKQGIDDGFLAPYKVIRVALNVDSEGYRPQQGKTDKEGVPIEDRIYNRKDFDRKLVIDERTDSIAQKVTEYLKGLDRFAKTIIFCVDIDHAERMRNAIAKHNADLVAVNHKYVMQITGDNEEGKRELDNFINPEEKYPVIATTSELMTTGVDAQTCKVIVLDANINSMTKFKQIVGRGTRINEEYDKLYFTILDFRNATDNFADPAFDGEPLRVKPITEETDLTTIIDEEEEDDTTIIDDVSGDEIIIVPPKIKNPISEPRPEYQYRPKQYINGVDVSVLVSRELFFDSNGKPITISLKDHTKEIIQGKYASLEDFLLTWNQADKKEAIIKELQQQGIMVEALYDAVDKQVDLFDLICHVAYDQPPLTRQERANNVKKRNYFTKYGEQARKVLETLLDKYADEGVENIENIDVLRVKPFDDFGSPIEIIQHFGDKQHYLEAVRELENELYRKA from the coding sequence ATGAACAAGAAAGATTTATCGGAAAGAGATATTTGTTCAAAATTTATTACTCCAGCTCTCCAAAAAGCAGGATGGGATCTACACAAACAAATTTTAGAAGAAGTTTTTTTTACAGACGGCAAAATCTATGTCAGAGGCAAATTAACCGCAAGAGGCGAACGAAAACGTGCCGATTATATCCTGTACTATCAGGATAATCCCGTAGCCGTAATTGAAGCTAAAGACAACAAACATTCCATTAGAGCGGGCATTCAACAAGCCTTGGGCTATGCGGTAACCTTAGACATTCCTTGTGTTTTCAGCAGCAATGGCGATGGATTTCTATTTCACGACCGAACAGCAACCGATGCTTCTATTGAAACGGAATTGTCTATTGACGACTTCCCTACCCCTGCAATGCTATGGGATAAATACAAAAAATACAAAGGTATTGTCAATCCTGAAGGGGAACAATTAGCCTTGCAAAAATACTTCTCCGATGGTTCGGGACGCAAACCAAGATACTACCAGCAAATTGCCGTGAACCGCGCTGTCGAAGCCATTGCCAATGGCCAAAACCGAATCATATTGGTGATGGCCACCGGAACCGGAAAAACTTACACCGCTTTCCAAATCATTTATCGGTTGTGGAAAGCCAGAACCAAAAAAAGAATTCTATTTCTTGCCGACCGAACCGCTCTTGTAGATCAAACCCGAAAAGGAGATTTCAAGCACTTCAAGGATAAAATGACGATCATTAAAAAGAAAGTCATCACAAACGGAAATGGGAAGGACGAATTGGTGAGCAACAAAAAAAGAGGTATCGACACTTCCGATAAAGCCTTTGAGGTTTTCTTGGGACTGTACCAAGGATTAACCAATAATGAACCGGGCATTGAAGATGCTTACAAAGATTTTTCTCCTGACTTTTTCGACCTGATTATTATTGATGAGTGTCATCGAGGCAGCGCCAATGAAGATAGTGCCTGGAGGGAAATTTTAACTTATTTCAGCAAGGCCACTCACATTGGTTTAACCGCTACACCCAGAGAAACCAAAGAAACCAGTAACACCGAATACTTTGGGGAACCGGTCTATACTTACTCTCTAAAACAAGGAATTGATGATGGGTTCTTAGCACCCTATAAAGTAATTCGAGTAGCGCTAAATGTGGATTCAGAAGGCTACCGACCTCAACAGGGCAAAACTGATAAAGAAGGCGTTCCTATAGAAGACCGCATTTACAACCGTAAAGATTTCGACAGGAAACTGGTCATTGACGAACGTACCGATAGTATTGCCCAAAAAGTAACCGAATACCTCAAAGGATTAGACCGTTTTGCCAAAACCATTATTTTTTGTGTGGACATTGACCACGCCGAAAGAATGCGCAATGCCATTGCCAAACACAATGCCGATTTAGTTGCTGTGAATCACAAATACGTGATGCAAATCACGGGTGACAATGAAGAAGGCAAACGGGAATTGGACAATTTCATTAATCCTGAAGAAAAATACCCGGTTATTGCCACTACTTCAGAATTGATGACTACCGGTGTCGATGCACAAACCTGCAAGGTAATTGTATTGGATGCCAACATCAATTCGATGACCAAATTCAAGCAAATTGTAGGTCGCGGCACTCGTATCAACGAAGAATACGACAAACTCTATTTTACCATTTTGGATTTCAGAAATGCTACTGATAATTTTGCGGATCCTGCTTTTGATGGTGAACCGTTGCGAGTTAAACCCATTACGGAAGAAACCGATTTGACTACTATAATCGACGAGGAAGAAGAAGACGATACTACTATAATTGATGATGTATCTGGCGACGAAATTATTATAGTGCCTCCAAAGATTAAAAATCCTATTAGCGAACCCCGCCCAGAATACCAATACAGACCCAAACAATACATCAATGGTGTCGATGTTTCGGTTTTGGTCAGTCGTGAATTATTTTTTGATTCTAATGGGAAACCAATCACCATCAGTTTAAAAGACCATACCAAAGAGATTATCCAAGGTAAATATGCTTCCTTGGAAGACTTCCTTTTGACCTGGAATCAGGCCGACAAAAAAGAAGCCATTATCAAAGAATTGCAGCAACAGGGCATAATGGTCGAAGCTTTATATGATGCAGTAGATAAACAAGTAGATTTATTTGACCTGATTTGCCACGTGGCTTATGATCAGCCGCCACTAACCCGACAGGAACGTGCCAACAACGTCAAAAAACGAAACTACTTCACGAAATATGGAGAACAGGCCCGTAAAGTATTGGAAACCTTATTAGACAAATATGCAGATGAAGGAGTAGAAAACATCGAAAACATTGATGTATTGCGCGTAAAACCCTTTGATGATTTTGGTTCACCTATTGAAATTATCCAACACTTTGGTGACAAACAACATTATTTAGAGGCAGTTAGAGAACTGGAGAACGAATTATATCGAAAAGCATAA
- a CDS encoding DUF5675 family protein, which produces MILFLTRTYFPEGCNGKLECEGKLICHTIELPWKNNETKVSCIPEGKYFIKKRYSKKFQWHLEIVDVKNRSLILFHPANNALRELNGCIAPVTKLSGPGLGLMSRTAFVKLKDLVYQALDHKESIELIVQSGFLTVEG; this is translated from the coding sequence ATGATACTATTTTTAACTAGAACTTATTTCCCTGAAGGATGCAATGGTAAACTCGAATGCGAGGGCAAATTAATCTGCCATACTATTGAATTGCCTTGGAAGAATAACGAAACGAAGGTTTCCTGCATTCCGGAGGGGAAATATTTTATTAAAAAGCGGTACAGCAAGAAGTTTCAATGGCATTTGGAAATAGTAGATGTAAAAAACAGAAGTTTAATTCTGTTTCACCCAGCCAATAATGCCTTAAGAGAATTGAATGGTTGTATTGCTCCCGTAACTAAACTTTCTGGGCCCGGATTGGGTCTGATGTCTCGAACAGCTTTTGTCAAGTTGAAAGATTTGGTTTATCAAGCTTTGGATCACAAAGAAAGTATTGAGTTGATTGTTCAATCTGGATTCCTGACTGTGGAAGGATGA
- a CDS encoding restriction endonuclease subunit S — translation MSIEIKYIPLSFINTEEEILKQIKNTVLFSHLYQTFEETSLNHYLESTQYGYNAPSSPSGTHQLVRITDINSGKVNWNTVPFCDCDAEDKYLLNDDDILVARTGGTTGKSFIVNSAPKNAIFASYLIRLRLKKEVNLEFINLYLNSYAFWSQIVEMKSGSSMPNVNAEKLKTLRIPKISSKEQNEFVTSFKNIEKAKNLHSLFDKINEVESLFLNSKEIVNELTHQLDLIKQLRQAFLREAMQGKLLAPSPLERAGGEDGQQLLAKIKAEKAKLIAENLPAGKAGKLKKEKELPPITDEEIPFEIPKHWAWCRLGEICNKVTDGFHNTPPKVSSGFPYIAATQVKSDKIDWDNCNYVEEKFHRELYNKTTPKKGEILVVNIGAGCGTPSIIDVDFEFSFKNTAILKFNQDLIYNKYLFYYFILRKDEFYINLTKGGLQPFLSLKILNEIDFPLPPLHEQEQIVNKLGELMSFCDSLEQSIKESQAYNEMLLQQVLREALQGKDAVYVIQEKG, via the coding sequence ATGAGCATTGAAATAAAATATATACCACTTTCTTTTATTAATACAGAAGAAGAAATTTTAAAACAAATTAAGAACACAGTTTTATTTTCTCATTTATACCAAACATTTGAGGAAACTTCATTGAATCACTATTTAGAAAGCACTCAATATGGATATAATGCACCTTCATCACCTTCAGGAACACATCAATTAGTAAGAATTACGGATATAAATAGCGGAAAAGTTAATTGGAATACCGTTCCTTTTTGTGATTGTGATGCCGAAGATAAATACCTTTTAAATGATGATGATATTTTAGTGGCTCGAACTGGAGGTACAACCGGAAAAAGTTTTATAGTTAATTCGGCACCAAAGAATGCGATTTTTGCAAGCTACTTGATTCGATTAAGACTCAAAAAAGAAGTGAATTTAGAATTTATTAATCTATATTTAAACTCCTATGCATTTTGGAGTCAAATAGTGGAAATGAAATCGGGTTCATCTATGCCAAATGTAAATGCTGAAAAATTAAAAACGCTTCGAATTCCTAAAATAAGTTCAAAAGAACAAAATGAGTTTGTAACCTCTTTTAAGAATATTGAAAAAGCAAAAAACTTGCATTCATTATTCGATAAGATTAACGAGGTAGAAAGTTTGTTTCTAAATTCAAAAGAAATTGTAAATGAACTCACCCACCAACTCGACCTCATCAAGCAACTGCGTCAGGCATTTTTGCGGGAAGCGATGCAAGGAAAGTTGTTAGCTCCCTCTCCTTTGGAGAGGGCGGGGGGAGAGGATGGACAACAACTCCTTGCAAAAATAAAAGCCGAAAAAGCAAAACTCATTGCCGAGAACCTGCCTGCCGGCAAGGCAGGAAAACTGAAAAAAGAAAAAGAATTACCGCCAATTACGGATGAGGAAATTCCGTTTGAAATCCCGAAACATTGGGCTTGGTGTAGATTGGGAGAGATTTGTAATAAAGTTACGGATGGTTTTCATAATACCCCTCCTAAAGTAAGTTCCGGATTTCCATATATAGCAGCAACTCAAGTTAAATCAGACAAAATTGATTGGGATAATTGTAATTATGTTGAAGAAAAATTCCATAGAGAATTGTATAATAAGACTACTCCAAAAAAAGGGGAAATATTGGTAGTAAATATTGGTGCTGGATGTGGAACACCTTCAATAATTGATGTTGATTTTGAATTTAGTTTTAAAAACACTGCAATATTAAAGTTCAATCAAGATTTGATTTACAATAAATACCTGTTCTATTATTTCATTCTAAGAAAAGATGAGTTTTATATAAATCTGACAAAAGGAGGACTACAACCATTTTTAAGCCTTAAAATACTAAATGAAATTGACTTTCCCCTTCCACCACTTCACGAACAAGAACAAATCGTAAACAAGTTAGGAGAGTTAATGTCGTTTTGTGATAGTTTAGAGCAAAGCATCAAGGAAAGTCAAGCCTATAACGAAATGTTGTTGCAACAGGTTTTGCGAGAGGCGTTGCAGGGGAAAGATGCTGTTTATGTTATCCAAGAAAAAGGCTAA
- a CDS encoding DUF6943 family protein — protein sequence MTNFIIKTHRKDTLYTKPHLFILNKGMNSGKPQKEPFTNSFVVIFEKEKDCENIFFIAYSLWQTKFWHPFLIGSVIPFLRLPDFQKEFNPQASLMMVEHEQHLKNVEALKLLEKKEKQYKEDILLINDIRKAILYRYCKK from the coding sequence ATGACCAATTTTATCATCAAAACCCACCGAAAAGATACCCTGTACACAAAACCCCACTTATTCATACTTAACAAGGGGATGAACAGCGGAAAACCCCAAAAAGAGCCCTTCACAAACAGTTTCGTAGTCATTTTTGAGAAAGAAAAAGATTGCGAAAACATTTTTTTCATTGCCTATAGTTTGTGGCAGACAAAATTCTGGCACCCATTTTTAATCGGTTCCGTGATTCCCTTTTTACGACTTCCAGACTTCCAAAAGGAATTTAATCCACAAGCAAGCCTAATGATGGTCGAACACGAGCAGCATTTAAAGAATGTGGAGGCCCTCAAACTTCTGGAAAAAAAAGAAAAGCAATACAAAGAGGATATTCTCCTGATAAATGACATCCGCAAAGCCATTTTGTACCGCTATTGCAAGAAATAA
- a CDS encoding PDDEXK nuclease domain-containing protein, with the protein MSVAPQFSEVISLIKKARYNAFKAVNTELINLYWEIGKYITTRTQSEGWGKATVQQLAQVIQSQEPDLKGFSDKNLWRMKQFYEAYCHFPKLSPLLRELSWTNNVIVFSKTKTAEEREFYLRLCKKENYTTRELERQVNSSYFERTMLSNQKLSAVPRVLPNEFENIFKDSYVLEFLNLSEDHSEKDLQQQLIEQMKHFLLELGKDFLFVGEEYRLQVGNKDYRTDLLFYHRNLQCLVAFELKTTDFEPEHLGKLNFYLEALDRDVKKPHENPSIGILLCKGKDDEVVEYALSRNLSPTRITEYTIALPNKKLLQDKLHEIYELFESRKKSEVELNNERE; encoded by the coding sequence ATGAGTGTAGCACCACAATTCTCGGAGGTAATATCGTTAATAAAAAAGGCGAGATACAATGCGTTTAAGGCTGTAAATACGGAGCTTATTAATTTGTATTGGGAAATAGGAAAATACATAACCACCCGAACCCAAAGCGAAGGTTGGGGCAAAGCCACTGTACAACAACTAGCACAAGTTATCCAATCGCAAGAACCAGATTTAAAAGGATTTTCGGATAAAAACTTGTGGCGAATGAAGCAGTTTTACGAAGCCTATTGCCATTTTCCAAAACTCTCACCACTGCTGAGAGAATTGAGTTGGACGAATAATGTTATAGTTTTTAGCAAAACCAAAACAGCAGAGGAAAGAGAATTTTATTTGCGCCTTTGTAAAAAAGAAAATTACACAACAAGAGAGCTGGAACGTCAAGTCAACAGCTCCTATTTTGAACGTACTATGTTGAGTAATCAAAAACTCTCGGCAGTGCCGAGAGTTTTGCCAAACGAATTTGAAAACATCTTCAAGGATAGCTATGTACTAGAATTTTTGAATTTATCCGAAGACCATTCCGAGAAAGATTTACAGCAACAACTCATCGAGCAAATGAAACATTTTTTGCTCGAATTGGGCAAAGATTTTTTGTTCGTGGGCGAAGAATACCGTTTGCAAGTAGGCAACAAAGACTACCGAACCGATCTTTTATTTTACCACCGCAACCTACAATGTTTGGTAGCGTTTGAACTTAAAACAACCGATTTTGAACCTGAGCATTTGGGCAAACTCAATTTTTACCTCGAGGCCTTGGATCGCGATGTAAAAAAACCACACGAAAACCCAAGTATTGGCATTTTGCTATGCAAAGGCAAAGACGATGAGGTAGTAGAATATGCTTTGAGCCGAAACCTATCGCCCACCAGGATAACCGAATATACCATTGCGCTACCCAATAAAAAACTGCTGCAAGATAAACTGCACGAAATATACGAGTTGTTTGAAAGTAGAAAGAAAAGTGAAGTGGAATTAAATAACGAAAGGGAATAA
- a CDS encoding class I SAM-dependent DNA methyltransferase gives MSNISSILKSIQNIMWQDTGLNGDAQRIEQLGWMLFLKIFSDKDKELELLNDNYTSPIPDLFHWVKEKGNWAGDDEGMTGDELLEFVDRQLFPALRNIDVSTGNRRALIVREVFEGNNNYMKSGINIRKVLNKLNEMDFNIAKDRHAFGELYESILKGLQSAGKSGEFYTPRAITSFITEMINPQLGEKILDPACGTGGYLTCAIEHLKKQANSVEDRQSIAENIEGWEYKPLPYLLATTNLILHDMEVPNIRFGDALDKPLSSFTEKNRVNAILANPPFGGIVANNNETNFPQNFRTKESADLFLILMIHLLKQGGRAGIVLPDGSLTGDGVKQRVRQKLLEDCNLHTIIRLPNSVFQPYATVATNLLFFTKGTPTKEVWYYEHKLPEGQKAYNKTKPIQAKEFNPIKTWWNDRKESEIAWKVDIKTIIDRNYDLDIKNPTKQEETHEYNSLELMDLLHTSFDKSNALLNQLKKAVK, from the coding sequence ATGTCCAACATATCCTCCATCTTAAAATCAATTCAAAACATAATGTGGCAAGACACCGGACTCAACGGTGATGCCCAACGCATCGAGCAACTCGGTTGGATGCTCTTTCTAAAAATATTCTCGGACAAAGACAAAGAACTCGAACTGCTCAACGACAATTATACCTCTCCAATTCCCGACCTATTCCATTGGGTGAAAGAAAAAGGCAATTGGGCGGGCGATGACGAAGGAATGACAGGCGACGAACTATTGGAATTTGTAGACCGCCAATTGTTTCCTGCCTTGCGAAATATTGATGTTAGTACAGGAAACCGACGAGCATTGATTGTCCGCGAAGTCTTCGAAGGCAACAACAACTATATGAAAAGCGGCATTAACATCCGCAAGGTGTTGAACAAGCTCAACGAAATGGACTTTAACATTGCCAAAGACCGTCACGCTTTTGGGGAACTATACGAAAGCATCCTCAAAGGATTACAAAGTGCGGGTAAAAGTGGCGAGTTCTATACTCCTCGTGCCATCACTTCCTTTATTACCGAAATGATCAACCCACAATTGGGTGAAAAAATATTAGACCCTGCTTGCGGAACGGGTGGTTATCTAACCTGCGCCATCGAGCATTTGAAAAAACAAGCCAACAGCGTCGAAGATCGCCAAAGCATAGCCGAAAACATTGAAGGTTGGGAATACAAACCACTACCCTATTTGCTGGCGACAACCAACCTGATTCTCCACGATATGGAAGTGCCCAACATTCGTTTTGGTGATGCTTTGGACAAACCCTTAAGCAGTTTTACCGAGAAAAACCGCGTAAACGCTATCTTGGCCAACCCTCCTTTTGGCGGTATTGTGGCGAACAATAACGAAACCAACTTCCCGCAAAACTTTAGAACCAAAGAAAGTGCCGATTTGTTCCTGATTTTAATGATACACTTATTGAAACAAGGCGGTCGTGCCGGAATTGTGTTACCTGATGGTTCCTTGACAGGCGACGGTGTAAAACAAAGAGTACGACAAAAACTGTTGGAAGATTGCAACCTGCATACCATTATTCGTTTGCCCAACTCTGTGTTCCAACCCTATGCCACGGTAGCCACCAATTTATTGTTTTTTACCAAAGGCACACCTACTAAAGAAGTTTGGTATTACGAACACAAATTACCCGAAGGACAAAAAGCCTACAACAAAACCAAACCCATTCAAGCCAAGGAATTCAACCCAATTAAAACCTGGTGGAATGACCGCAAGGAAAGTGAGATTGCCTGGAAGGTGGATATCAAAACCATCATTGACCGTAATTACGACTTGGACATAAAAAACCCAACCAAACAGGAAGAAACCCACGAATACAATAGTTTGGAATTGATGGATTTGTTGCATACTTCTTTTGATAAAAGCAACGCTTTGTTGAACCAATTAAAAAAAGCGGTGAAATGA